Proteins found in one Triticum aestivum cultivar Chinese Spring chromosome 4D, IWGSC CS RefSeq v2.1, whole genome shotgun sequence genomic segment:
- the LOC123098531 gene encoding beta-galactosidase 5, translating into MARRWAAAALLCLAVLAAAAAASVLAAAVEGAVTYDRKAVLISGERRILFSGSIHYPRSTPEMWEGLIQKAKDGGLDVIQTYVFWNGHEPTPGNYNFEGRYDLVRFIKTAQKAGLFVHLRIGPYICGEWNFGGFPVWLKYVPGISFRTDNEPFKAAMQGFTEKIVGMMKSEELFASQGGPIILSQIENEYGPEEKEFGAAGKSYSDWAAKMAVGLDTGVPWVMCKQEDAPDPVINACNGFYCDAFTPNSPSKPTMWTEAWTGWFTEFGGTIRKRPVEDLSFAVARFVQKGGSFINYYMYHGGTNFGRTAGGPFITTSYDYDAPLDEYGLAREPKYGHLKELHRAIKLCEPALVSVDPTVTSLGSMQEAHVYRSPSGCAAFLANYNSNSHAKVVFDNEHYSLPPWSISILPDCRTVVYNTATVGVQTSQMQMWSNGASSMMWERYDEEVGSLAAAPLLTTTGLLEQLNVTRDTSDYLWYMTSVDVSPSEKFLQGGKPLSLSVQSAGHALHIFINGQLQGSASGTREDKRISYKGNVNLRAGTNEISLLSVACGLPNIGVHYETWNTGVNGPVVLHGLDEGSRDLTWQTWTYQVGLKGEQMNLNSLEGASSVEWMQGSLIAQNQMPLAWYRAYFDTPSGDEPLALDMGSMGKGQIWINGQSIGRYSLAYATGDCKDYSYTGSFRATKCQAGCGQPTQRWYHVPKSWLQPSRNLLVVFEELGGDTSKISLVKRSVSSVCADVSEFHPSIKNWQTESSGEAKPELRRSKVHLRCAPGQSISAIKFASFGTPSGTCGSFEQGECHSTKSQTVLEKCIGKQRCAVAISPDNFGGDPCPNVMKRVAVEAVCSPGT; encoded by the exons ATGGCGCGGCGGTGGGCGGCTGCGGCCCTGCTGTGCCTGGCcgtcttggcggcggcggcggcggcgtccgtgctGGCGGCCGCAGTGGAGGGCGCGGTCACCTACGACCGGAAGGCGGTGCTCATCAGCGGCGAGAGGAGGATCCTCTTCTCCGGATCCATACATTACCCCCGGAGCACCCCAGAG ATGTGGGAAGGGCTGATTCAGAAGGCGAAAGACGGAGGCTTGGACGTGATCCAGACCTACGTCTTCTGGAACGGGCACGAACCAACCCCCGGAAAC TACAACTTCGAAGGGAGGTACGATTTGGTCAGGTTCATTAAGACGGCCCAGAAGGCCGGGCTGTTCGTGCATCTCCGCATCGGTCCCTACATTTGCGGGGAGTGGAATTTCGG CGGCTTTCCGGTCTGGCTGAAGTATGTTCCGGGCATCAGCTTCAGGACCGACAACGAGCCTTTCAAG GCGGCAATGCAGGGGTTCACCGAGAAGATTGTGGGCATGATGAAGAGTGAGGAGCTCTTTGCTTCCCAAGGTGGCCCTATTATCCTTTCTCAG ATTGAGAATGAGTATGGGCCAGAAGAGAAAGAGTTTGGGGCTGCTGGCAAGTCATACAGTGACTGGGCGGCAAAGATGGCCGTGGGATTGGACACCGGTGTGCCGTGGGTGATGTGCAAGCAGGAAGATGCACCAGATCCAGTG ATAAACGCATGCAATGGTTTCTACTGTGATGCATTTACACCGAACTCACCTTCCAAGCCTACGATGTGGACTGAAGCTTGGACTGGTTG GTTTACCGAATTTGGTGGGACCATCCGTAAACGACCAGTTGAAGATCTTTCATTTGCTGTTGCTCGCTTTGTGCAGAAGGGTGGCTCTTTTATCAACTACTACATG TATCATGGTGGAACAAATTTTGGGCGCACCGCTGGAGGTCCCTTCATCACCACAAGCTATGATTATGACGCCCCACTTGATGAATATG GACTTGCAAGAGAACCAAAGTATGGACATCTTAAAGAACTTCATAGAGCTATTAAGTTATGTGAGCCGGCATTGGTTTCTGTTGATCCAACTGTGACTTCCCTTGGAAGTATGCAAGAG GCCCATGTCTACCGATCTCCATCTGGTTGTGCAGCCTTTCTCGCAAACTATAATTCTAACTCTCATGCAAAAGTTGTCTTCGACAATGAGCATTATAGTCTTCCACCTTGGTCAATcagcatccttcctgattgcaGAACAGTTGTTTATAACACTGCAACG GTTGGTGTTCAGACATCTCAAATGCAGATGTGGTCCAATGGGGCCTCTTCAATGATGTGGGAGAGGTATGATGAGGAGGTTGGTTCACTCGCAGCTGCTCCGTTGCTCACCACAACTGGTCTACTGGAACAGCTTAATGTCACGAGAGACACCAGTGATTATCTTTGGTACATGACCAG TGTGGATGTAAGCCCCTCTGAGAAGTTTCTACAAGGTGGCAAGCCTTTGTCTCTCTCTGTGCAATCTGCCGGCCATGCCTTGCATATCTTTATCAATGGACAGCTACAAG GTTCTGCTTCTGGAACCAGGGAAGATAAAAGAATCTCATACAAGGGCAATGTTAACCTTCGTGCCGGTACTAACGAAATTTCACTGCTGAGTGTTGCTTGTGGGCTACCG AATATCGGGGTTCATTACGAGACATGGAATACTGGTGTCAATGGTCCTGTTGTGCTTCATGGTTTGGATGAAGGTTCGCGAGATCTGACCTGGCAGACATGGACCTATCAG GTTGGTCTGAAAGGTGAACAGATGAACCTGAACTCCTTAGAAGGTGCAAGTTCAGTTGAATGGATGCAAGGATCACTGATAGCACAAAACCAAATGCCATTGGCATGGTATAGG GCATACTTTGATACTCCAAGTGGTGATGAACCGCTGGCTCTGGATATGGGTAGCATGGGTAAGGGACAAATCTGGATAAATGGACAAAGCATTGGACGGTACTCATTAGCATATGCAACTGGGGACTGCAAAGATTACAGTTACACGGGGTCATTCCGGGCAACCAAATGTCAAGCAGGTTGCGGTCAGCCGACACAACGTTG GTATCATGTGCCAAAATCCTGGTTGCAGCCATCTAGAAATCTGTTAGTTGTTTTCGAGGAACTTGGCGGGGATACTTCGAAGATTTCCCTTGTGAAGAGATCAGTCTCAAGTGTCTGTGCTGATGTATCAGAGTTTCATCCAAGTATCAAGAACTGGCAGACTGAGAGCTCAGGGGAAGCTAAGCCTGAGTTACGCAGGTCGAAGGTGCATCTAAGATGCGCACCTGGGCAGTCTATTTCTGCCATCA